In a single window of the bacterium genome:
- the rpsS gene encoding 30S ribosomal protein S19 produces the protein MPRSLKKGPWVDRSLQKKVDAQQDQKSKKVIKTWSRRSMVTPDFVGLTFAVHNGRKFIPVFVTENMVGHKLGEFAATRTFHMHSGDRKAKETK, from the coding sequence ATGCCTCGTTCGTTGAAAAAAGGTCCCTGGGTCGATCGCTCGCTGCAAAAGAAGGTCGACGCCCAACAGGACCAGAAAAGCAAGAAGGTGATCAAGACTTGGTCGCGCCGCTCGATGGTCACGCCCGATTTCGTCGGCCTGACCTTCGCCGTCCACAACGGCCGCAAGTTTATCCCGGTCTTCGTCACCGAAAACATGGTCGGCCACAAATTGGGCGAGTTCGCGGCGACGCGGACCTTCCACATGCACTCCGGCGACCGTAAGGCCAAGGAGACCAAATAA
- the rplV gene encoding 50S ribosomal protein L22, with the protein MSATARISYLRVAPRKARLVADLIRGKGVQKALDILSFTNRYVAKDFKKLLRSALANAEQKGGMDPDNLIVKTVMVDQGPTLKRWQARARGSAFKIEKKTSHVTLILAEK; encoded by the coding sequence ATGTCGGCCACCGCACGCATCAGCTATCTGAGAGTGGCGCCGCGCAAGGCCCGGCTGGTCGCGGATTTGATCCGCGGCAAGGGGGTCCAGAAGGCGCTCGATATCCTCTCGTTCACCAACCGCTACGTCGCCAAGGATTTCAAGAAGCTGCTTCGTTCGGCCTTGGCCAATGCCGAGCAAAAGGGCGGGATGGATCCGGACAACCTCATCGTGAAGACGGTGATGGTCGACCAAGGGCCGACCCTGAAGCGTTGGCAGGCCCGGGCCCGCGGCTCGGCCTTCAAGATCGAGAAGAAGACCAGTCACGTCACTTTAATTTTGGCGGAGAAGTAG
- the rplB gene encoding 50S ribosomal protein L2, producing the protein MAMKEYNPITPARRGMNGFDFSEITKTKPEKSLLDKKSRSGGRNNHGRITTRHIGGGHKKRYRIIDFRRDKKDIPAKVAAIEYDPNRTARLALLFYADGEKRYIIAPQSLVVGRTVIASESADILPGNALPLKNIPVGTNIYNIELKVGKGGQIARSAGTFAQLMAKEGRYALVKMPSGEVRKVFIDCMATIGETSNPEHENITWGKAGRTRWRGIRPTVRGMVMNPVDHPHGGGEGCSKGGNHPSSPWGTPAKGYKTRQNKRTQNMIVKDRRSKL; encoded by the coding sequence AATCCGATCACCCCGGCCCGACGCGGCATGAACGGTTTCGATTTCTCGGAGATCACCAAGACCAAGCCCGAGAAATCGCTGCTCGACAAGAAGAGCCGTTCGGGCGGCCGCAATAACCATGGCCGGATCACCACCCGCCACATCGGCGGCGGCCACAAGAAGCGCTACCGGATCATCGATTTCCGACGCGACAAGAAGGATATCCCGGCCAAGGTCGCGGCGATCGAGTACGATCCCAACCGGACCGCCCGCTTGGCCCTGTTGTTCTACGCCGACGGCGAGAAGCGCTACATCATCGCGCCGCAGTCGTTGGTCGTGGGCCGCACCGTCATCGCTTCGGAGTCGGCCGACATCCTCCCGGGCAATGCCTTGCCGCTCAAGAACATCCCGGTCGGCACCAACATTTACAACATCGAGCTCAAGGTCGGCAAAGGCGGCCAGATCGCCCGCAGCGCCGGCACTTTTGCCCAGCTCATGGCCAAGGAAGGCCGTTACGCTCTGGTCAAGATGCCCTCGGGCGAGGTCCGCAAGGTCTTCATCGACTGCATGGCGACCATCGGCGAGACCAGCAACCCCGAGCACGAGAACATCACCTGGGGCAAGGCCGGCCGGACCCGTTGGCGCGGCATTCGGCCGACGGTCCGCGGTATGGTCATGAACCCGGTCGATCACCCCCACGGCGGCGGCGAAGGCTGCAGCAAGGGCGGCAACCATCCCTCGAGCCCCTGGGGCACGCCGGCCAAGGGCTACAAGACGCGCCAGAACAAGCGCACTCAAAACATGATCGTGAAGGATCGTCGTTCGAAATTATAA
- the rplX gene encoding 50S ribosomal protein L24 has product MPAIRKNDQVIVITGSDKGKVGRVLRVFPKESRVLVEKVNVVKRHSKPSAKNRQGGIVEKEAKIHISNVMLLDPKKSEPTRVGSQVGKDGKKVRVSKKSKEVIASASK; this is encoded by the coding sequence ATGCCAGCGATCCGCAAGAACGACCAAGTGATCGTGATCACCGGCAGCGACAAGGGCAAGGTCGGCCGGGTCCTTCGGGTCTTCCCCAAGGAAAGCCGAGTGCTGGTCGAGAAGGTCAACGTGGTGAAGCGCCATTCCAAGCCTTCGGCCAAGAACCGCCAAGGCGGGATCGTCGAGAAGGAAGCGAAGATCCATATCTCCAACGTGATGCTGCTCGATCCCAAAAAGTCCGAGCCGACCCGAGTCGGGTCCCAAGTGGGCAAGGACGGCAAAAAGGTCCGGGTCAGCAAGAAGAGCAAGGAAGTCATTGCGAGCGCGAGCAAGTAG
- the rplE gene encoding 50S ribosomal protein L5, producing the protein MAKSTYAEKYKNEVIPALMKEFNFANVMQVPKLQKIVINMSLSEALQNSKVLDTAAEELKTITGQKPVITKAKKSIAAFKLREGQKLGVMVTLRKERMYEFLNRLCNIALPRVRDFKGISGRAFDGRGNYTLGITEQIIFPEINYDRIDKIRGMNITIVTTAQNDEEGKALLKHLGMPFRN; encoded by the coding sequence GTGGCTAAATCCACCTACGCAGAAAAATATAAGAATGAAGTCATTCCGGCGCTGATGAAGGAATTCAACTTCGCCAACGTCATGCAAGTGCCGAAGCTCCAGAAGATCGTCATCAATATGTCGCTCTCCGAGGCCCTGCAGAACTCCAAGGTCCTCGACACCGCGGCCGAGGAGCTCAAGACCATCACCGGTCAGAAGCCGGTGATCACCAAGGCTAAGAAGTCGATCGCGGCCTTCAAGCTCCGCGAAGGCCAGAAGCTCGGCGTCATGGTGACCCTGCGCAAGGAGCGGATGTACGAGTTCCTCAACCGGCTCTGCAACATCGCGCTGCCCCGGGTCCGCGACTTCAAGGGAATCAGCGGCCGGGCCTTCGATGGCCGCGGCAATTACACCCTGGGCATCACCGAGCAGATCATCTTCCCCGAGATCAACTACGACCGGATCGACAAGATTCGGGGAATGAACATCACCATCGTGACCACGGCCCAGAACGACGAAGAGGGCAAGGCGCTCTTGAAGCACCTCGGCATGCCCTTTAGGAATTAA
- the rpsQ gene encoding 30S ribosomal protein S17: MAEKNHKRKTKIGTVVSNKMQKTVVVSVDRLVMHPGYKKYYKRRSKFKAHDEKGACQVGDVVELIESRPLSKTKRWAVHSIVKKEGAKG; encoded by the coding sequence ATGGCTGAGAAGAACCACAAAAGAAAAACCAAGATCGGCACCGTCGTCAGCAACAAGATGCAGAAAACGGTGGTCGTTTCGGTCGACCGGCTGGTCATGCACCCCGGTTACAAGAAATATTACAAGCGCCGTTCCAAGTTCAAAGCCCACGACGAGAAGGGTGCCTGCCAGGTCGGCGACGTGGTCGAGCTCATCGAGAGCCGTCCGCTCTCCAAAACCAAGCGCTGGGCGGTCCACTCGATCGTCAAGAAGGAAGGCGCGAAGGGGTAA
- the rplN gene encoding 50S ribosomal protein L14, with protein sequence MIQQQTILDSADNSGAKKLMCIKVLGGTRRKYASIGDIIVVSVKEALPDSKVKKGDVKKGVIVRTRREIQRTDGSYIRFDQNSIVLINDAGEPIGTRIFGPVARELRAKKFMKIISLAPEVI encoded by the coding sequence ATGATTCAACAGCAAACCATCCTCGATTCCGCGGACAATTCCGGCGCCAAGAAGCTGATGTGCATCAAGGTGCTCGGTGGAACCCGCCGCAAGTACGCCAGCATCGGCGACATCATCGTCGTGTCGGTGAAGGAGGCGCTGCCCGACTCCAAGGTGAAGAAGGGCGACGTCAAGAAGGGGGTCATCGTCCGGACCCGCCGCGAAATCCAGCGGACCGACGGCTCTTACATCCGCTTCGACCAAAACTCGATCGTCCTGATCAACGACGCCGGCGAGCCGATCGGGACCCGCATCTTCGGGCCGGTCGCCCGCGAGCTGCGCGCCAAGAAGTTCATGAAGATCATCTCGCTCGCCCCGGAGGTCATCTAA
- the rplP gene encoding 50S ribosomal protein L16: MLIPKKVKYRKQQKGRMRGKAYRGCNLNFGDFAIQATDCGRLTSRQIEAGRIAINRCIKRGGKVWIRVFPDKPITKKPLETRMGKGKGNPEEWVAVIKPGRIIYEMEGVTADIALEALTLAKHKLPIKTKILTREGYRDAK; this comes from the coding sequence ATGTTGATCCCAAAGAAGGTCAAATACCGAAAGCAGCAGAAGGGCCGGATGCGGGGCAAGGCCTATCGCGGCTGCAACCTCAACTTCGGCGACTTCGCGATCCAAGCCACCGACTGCGGCCGCCTGACCTCGCGCCAGATCGAGGCCGGCCGTATCGCGATCAACCGCTGCATCAAGCGCGGCGGCAAGGTCTGGATCCGGGTCTTCCCGGACAAGCCGATCACCAAGAAGCCGCTCGAAACCCGTATGGGTAAAGGCAAGGGCAACCCCGAAGAATGGGTGGCCGTGATCAAGCCGGGCCGGATTATCTACGAGATGGAAGGCGTCACCGCCGACATCGCGTTGGAGGCCCTGACCCTGGCCAAGCACAAGCTGCCGATCAAGACCAAGATTTTGACCCGGGAGGGATACCGTGACGCCAAGTGA
- the rpmC gene encoding 50S ribosomal protein L29 has product MTPSEIREKNLKELTALEKDLREELFKLRMQNATGSLEKSHRLKEVRRDIARVLTVAKQKKAAEKGAKA; this is encoded by the coding sequence GTGACGCCAAGTGAGATCCGCGAGAAGAATTTGAAGGAACTGACGGCCCTCGAGAAGGACCTCCGCGAGGAGCTGTTCAAGCTGCGCATGCAGAACGCCACCGGCTCGCTGGAGAAGTCCCACCGCCTCAAAGAGGTCCGGCGGGACATCGCCCGGGTCCTCACCGTGGCCAAGCAGAAGAAGGCCGCTGAAAAAGGAGCGAAGGCTTAA
- the rpsC gene encoding 30S ribosomal protein S3, giving the protein MGQKVHPIGFRVGITKPWLSKWYAKRNYAEFLHEDVKFRREVKKKLYSTGVSKVEIERAARKVKVIIHTARPGLVIGKKGAGIDALRAELAKKSSCEVFLDIQEVRKAEIDAQLVAENIAMQLERRVAFRRAMKKAVQSAQKFGAKGVKVMVAGRLGGAEIARTEWYREGRVPLQTLRADIDYATAEANTTYGVIGVKVWIFKGEILGPVETQATPFQASTTPAPAAPAAE; this is encoded by the coding sequence ATGGGTCAGAAAGTTCATCCCATCGGATTTCGAGTCGGTATCACCAAGCCCTGGCTTTCGAAGTGGTACGCCAAGCGCAACTACGCCGAGTTCCTCCACGAGGACGTGAAGTTCCGCCGCGAAGTGAAGAAGAAACTCTATTCGACCGGCGTCTCCAAGGTCGAGATCGAGCGGGCCGCCCGCAAGGTGAAGGTGATCATCCATACCGCGCGTCCCGGCCTGGTCATCGGCAAGAAGGGCGCCGGGATCGACGCTCTCCGGGCCGAGCTGGCCAAGAAGAGCTCCTGCGAGGTCTTCCTCGACATCCAGGAGGTCCGCAAGGCCGAGATCGACGCCCAGCTGGTCGCCGAAAACATCGCGATGCAGCTCGAGCGCCGGGTGGCTTTCCGCCGGGCGATGAAGAAGGCCGTCCAGTCGGCCCAGAAGTTCGGCGCCAAGGGCGTCAAGGTCATGGTTGCCGGCCGCTTGGGCGGCGCCGAGATCGCCCGGACCGAGTGGTACCGCGAGGGCCGGGTTCCGCTGCAGACCCTCCGGGCCGACATCGATTACGCGACCGCCGAAGCCAACACGACTTACGGCGTGATCGGAGTCAAGGTTTGGATCTTCAAGGGCGAGATCTTGGGGCCGGTCGAGACCCAGGCCACGCCTTTCCAAGCGAGCACGACGCCGGCTCCGGCCGCGCCGGCCGCCGAATAA